A window from Bos mutus isolate GX-2022 chromosome 1, NWIPB_WYAK_1.1, whole genome shotgun sequence encodes these proteins:
- the NCK1 gene encoding SH2/SH3 adapter protein NCK1 isoform X2 has protein sequence MNWLKVFKDFFSIGKVKRKPSVPDSASPADDSFVDPGERLYDLNMPAYVKFNYMAEREDELSLIKGTKVIVMEKCSDGWWRGSYNGQVGWFPSNYVTEEGDSPLGDHVGSLSEKLAAVVNNLNTGQVLHVVQALYPFSSSNDEELNFEKGDIMDVIEKPENDPEWWKCRKINGMVGLVPKNYVTIMQNNPLTSGLEPSPPQCDYIRPSLTGKFAGNPWYYGKVTRHQAEMALNERGHEGDFLIRDSESSPNDFSVSLKAQGKNKHFKVQLKETVYCIGQRKFSTMEELVEHYKKAPIFTSEQGEKLYLIKHLS, from the exons gcattggaaaagtgaaaagaaaacctagTGTGCCAGATTCTGCATCTCCTGCTGATGATAGCTTTGTTGACCCAGGGGAACGTCTCTATGACCTCAACATGCCTGCTTATGTAAAATTTAACTATATGGCAGAGAGAGAGGATGAATTATCATTGATAAAAGGGACGAAGGTGATCGTTATGGAGAAATGCAGTGATGGGTGGTGGCGGGGTAGCTACAATGGACAAGTTGGATGGTTCCCTTCAAACTATGTGACTGAGGAAGGCGACAGTCCTTTGGGTGACCATGTGGGTTCTTTGTCAGAGAAGTTAGCAGCAGTCGTCAATAACCTAAATACTGGGCAAGTGTTACATGTGGTTCAGGCTCTTTACCCATTCAGCTCGTCCAATGATGAAGAACTTAATTTTGAGAAAGGAGATATAATGGATGTTATTGAAAAACCTGAAAATGATCCTGAGTGGTGGAAATGCAGGAAGATCAATGGAATGGTTGGTCTGGTGCCAAAAAACTATGTTACCATTATGCAGAATAACCCATTAACATCAGGTTTGGAACCATCGCCTCCACAGTGTGATTACATTAGGCCTTCACTTACTGGAAAGTTTGCTGGCAATCCGTGGTATTATGGGAAAGTCACCAGGCACCAAGCAGAAATGGCATTAAATGAAAGAGGGCATGAAGGTGATTTCCTCATTCGTGATAGTGAATCTTCG ccAAATGATTTCTCAGTATCACTAAAAGCACAAGGGAAAAACAAGCATTTTAAAGTACAACTAAAAGAGACTGTCTACTGCATTGGGCAGCGTAAATTCAGTACCATGGAAGAACTTGTAGAACATTACAAAAAGGCACCAATTTTTACAAGTGAACAAGGAGAAAAATTATATCTTATCAAGCATTTATCATGA